In a genomic window of Drosophila takahashii strain IR98-3 E-12201 chromosome 3L, DtakHiC1v2, whole genome shotgun sequence:
- the LOC108065853 gene encoding carboxypeptidase B1 — translation MLKLFAAVLLLSGVALAANDYDGYKIYDIHARNAFEKQLLLRLSGNEEYDFFDLPRSLDAPSRVMVKPGDQEGFEHLLEKYNVDFSVVSEDFGVALRQEREDNQNQRSMNLRSAGRSVSFTAFHRHAEINAYLDELAAAYPSRVSVKVAGKSYENRDIKTITISNGDGKTGKNVIFLDAGIHAREWIAHAGALYVIHQLVENFAVNSELLKNFDWVILPVVNPDGYEYTHTSTRMWRKTRKPISSACYGTDANRNFDFHWGEVGASSYSCSDTFKGETAFSEPETQLLRDLLLELTGRGKFYLTLHSYGNYLLYPWGWTSALPTSWRDNDEVAQAGAAAITKATGTKYTVGSSTNVLYAAAGGSDDYAFGVANFPVSITMELPAGGTGFNPTTSQILSFVDETWVGIKAMAQKVAEKY, via the exons tTACAAGATCTACGACATCCATGCTCGCAATGCCTTCGagaagcagctgctgctgcgtttGTCCGGCAACGAGGAGTACGACTTCTTCGACCTGCCCCGCTCCCTGGACGCGCCGAGTCGCGTGATGGTGAAGCCCGGCGACCAGGAGGGATTCGAGCATCTGCTGGAGAAGTACAACGTGGACTTCTCGGTGGTCAGTGAGGATTTCGGAGTGGCGCTGCGTCAGGAGCGCGAGGATAACCAGAACCAGCGGTCGATGAATCTGCGCTCCGCCGGACGCAGCGTTAGCTTCACTGCCTTCCATCGCCATGCCGAGATCAATGCCTACCTGGACGAACTGGCCGCCGCCTATCCCAGTCGTGTTTCCGTCAAGGTTGCTGGAAAGTCATACGAAAACCGTGACATCAAGACAATCACCATCTCGAATGGCGATGGCAAGACCGGCAAGAATGTGATCTTCCTCGATGCTGGCATCCATGCCCGCGAATGGATCGCCCATGCTGGAGCTCTGTACGTGATCCACCAGCTGGTGGAGAACTTTGCCGTCAACTCGGAACTGCTGAAGAACTTCGACTGGGTCATCCTGCCGGTGGTCAATCCCGATGGCTATGAGTACACCCACACGAGCACCCGGATGTGGCGCAAGACCCGCAAGCCAATCAGCAGTGCCTGCTACGGTACCGATGCCAATCGCAACTTTGACTTCCACTGGGGCGAGGTGGGTGCCTCGAGCTACTCCTGCTCCGACACCTTCAAGGGCGAGACGGCCTTCTCCGAGCCGGAGACCCAGCTGCTCCGCGATCTCCTGCTCGAGCTGACTGGACGCGGCAAGTTCTACCTGACCCTGCACTCCTATGGCAACTACCTTCTGTACCCGTGGGGCTGGACCTC ggCTCTCCCCACCAGCTGGCGCGACAACGATGAGGTGGCCCAGGCTGGTGCGGCCGCCATCACGAAGGCCACCGGTACCAAGTACACCGTGGGCAGTTCCACCAACGTTTTGTATGCCGCCGCCGGCGGCAGCGATGACTACGCCTTCGGAGTGGCCAACTTCCCGGTGTCCATCACCATGGAACTGCCGGCTGGCGGCACTGGATTCAATCCCACCACCAGCCAGATCCTGTCCTTCGTCGACGAGACCTGGGTGGGCATCAAGGCCATGGCCCAGAAAGTCGCCGAGAAGTACTAG